A genomic segment from Lignipirellula cremea encodes:
- the cpaB gene encoding Flp pilus assembly protein CpaB, which translates to MKAKSMMLIVIALVCGLVASIGVSQVVNRKGNAQVQVDQRPILVAMKDIDIGDKMTAENVQLEQWPADRIPEGAVSDIEQLDGQFARARFVKGEFVLQQKIGASLTPPVPDGYRIMPLKVQREYVSNLLKPGDFVDISLYFKKRSAKGGNQEQVSTILTNVRVYEVSGRTELSATEEEAGGNVSSLSVLVTPKQALNLSLAQEIGKLRLLQRSNTDRNELVDVDEVNVASLLGAGPESATERSPDNGDSDFMSFVNQQNGDGGAMAAVPVVAAPVHTMIIFTPEGPMQYDWNNAAELPRQVPLNGASPQLPGANGTKPTALGGLNDLNSLNGLNGSGGLNGGLGSGGTSDSADHDPLSDLEGLNLDDSVAIPVSPN; encoded by the coding sequence ATGAAAGCGAAATCCATGATGCTGATCGTCATTGCGCTCGTCTGCGGGCTGGTGGCGTCAATCGGCGTAAGTCAGGTCGTCAACCGCAAGGGAAACGCCCAGGTCCAGGTCGACCAACGCCCCATCCTGGTGGCGATGAAAGACATTGACATCGGCGACAAAATGACCGCGGAAAATGTACAACTCGAACAGTGGCCCGCGGATCGCATCCCCGAAGGCGCTGTCTCCGATATCGAACAGCTCGACGGGCAGTTTGCCCGCGCTCGCTTCGTCAAAGGGGAATTTGTCCTGCAGCAGAAAATCGGAGCAAGCCTGACGCCCCCCGTCCCCGACGGGTACCGCATCATGCCGCTCAAGGTGCAGCGCGAATATGTGTCGAACCTGCTCAAGCCAGGAGACTTTGTCGATATCTCGCTGTACTTCAAAAAACGCAGCGCCAAGGGTGGCAACCAGGAACAGGTCAGCACCATTCTCACCAACGTTCGCGTTTATGAAGTGAGTGGTCGGACGGAACTCAGCGCCACCGAAGAGGAAGCCGGCGGGAACGTCAGCTCGTTGTCGGTCCTGGTGACTCCGAAACAGGCGTTGAATCTTTCGCTCGCCCAGGAAATCGGAAAGCTTCGCTTGCTCCAGCGATCGAATACCGACAGAAATGAACTCGTCGATGTTGACGAGGTCAATGTCGCCTCGCTGCTGGGTGCAGGGCCCGAGTCGGCCACGGAACGGTCGCCCGACAACGGCGATTCGGACTTCATGTCCTTCGTCAACCAGCAGAATGGCGATGGCGGGGCGATGGCGGCGGTTCCCGTTGTTGCGGCTCCCGTGCATACCATGATCATTTTCACGCCCGAAGGGCCGATGCAGTACGACTGGAACAACGCCGCCGAGCTGCCCCGCCAGGTGCCGCTCAATGGCGCCTCGCCGCAGCTGCCCGGAGCGAACGGAACCAAACCAACCGCCCTTGGCGGGTTGAACGATTTGAACAGCCTCAACGGTCTTAACGGATCTGGCGGTTTAAATGGCGGATTGGGATCTGGCGGAACCAGTGATTCTGCCGACCACGACCCGTTAAGCGACCTGGAAGGGCTGAACCTCGACGATTCGGTCGCAATTCCCGTCAGCCCAAATTAA
- a CDS encoding type II and III secretion system protein family protein translates to MMITRYFRTATPRGVAALALLVLVAHSPVYAGPPAYPASVMNVAQGGGPGAKQNLEAGSGESLYFHVENDAQRLEMIVNTSRILTFDFNVPRLLVNNTQILKATPLAPNRVQIQASAPGVTQLNIWDENDQVRSIDVIIYGDARELQYILDTEFPDADIRVRPSNGSARGSVIISGFVSRPDHVTRIVQIAEDFYPNVINNMSVGGLQQVVLHVKVVEVSRTKLRQFGIDWALLTGNDFVIQSAAGLIAAAATSGGTLTAAGPNTLSVGVLNGTNTVGFLVDVLRQNNMAKLLAEPTLVTVSGRPASFNSGGEVPIPVNGGLGVTSVEYREFGTQIDFVPIVLGNGNIRLEVRPQITEIDESLRDATTGSPGFRSRRVDTGVEMRAGQTLALAGLIQNRVSSTDRGLPWLADLPWVGPMFGRVQETVNEVELLILVTPEFVTPLEANEVPPCGPGEATVPPNDTEFYFRRYREVPNCNCQDGSCQPGGPMGQAPLTEYPSGQPAGNQPPMQYPAPQQAPQQYHEVLPAPAPMAVGSNGRNGYPPVAVSNAPTANTMGNRQPSYNRSNARPDIRNAGLSGEPSLIGPIGYDVIK, encoded by the coding sequence ATGATGATAACGCGCTACTTTCGTACCGCGACGCCAAGGGGCGTCGCGGCTCTCGCCTTGCTGGTCCTGGTTGCGCACTCGCCAGTGTACGCAGGACCGCCAGCTTACCCCGCTTCGGTGATGAACGTCGCCCAGGGCGGCGGGCCAGGCGCCAAACAGAATCTGGAAGCCGGCTCCGGGGAGTCGCTCTACTTCCATGTCGAGAACGACGCGCAACGTCTCGAAATGATCGTCAACACCAGCCGCATCCTCACGTTTGATTTCAACGTGCCCCGCCTGCTGGTCAACAACACCCAGATCCTCAAGGCGACTCCTCTGGCTCCCAACCGGGTGCAGATCCAGGCTTCGGCCCCGGGCGTGACCCAGCTGAACATCTGGGACGAGAACGATCAGGTCCGCTCGATCGACGTCATCATCTATGGCGACGCTCGCGAGCTGCAGTACATTCTCGACACGGAGTTTCCCGACGCCGACATTCGCGTCCGGCCTAGCAACGGCAGCGCCCGCGGCAGCGTGATCATTTCCGGCTTTGTGTCGCGACCTGACCATGTCACGCGGATTGTGCAGATCGCCGAGGACTTCTATCCCAACGTGATCAACAACATGAGCGTTGGCGGCCTGCAGCAGGTCGTGCTGCATGTGAAAGTGGTCGAAGTCTCCCGCACCAAACTGCGGCAATTCGGCATCGACTGGGCTCTGCTGACCGGCAACGACTTTGTTATCCAGAGTGCTGCGGGGCTGATCGCTGCGGCGGCTACCTCGGGCGGAACACTCACGGCCGCGGGACCCAACACGCTGTCCGTCGGCGTGCTCAACGGCACCAACACGGTCGGCTTTCTGGTCGACGTGCTGCGACAAAACAATATGGCCAAGCTGCTTGCTGAACCAACGCTGGTCACCGTCAGCGGACGGCCCGCCAGCTTTAACTCCGGCGGTGAAGTGCCGATTCCCGTCAACGGCGGTCTGGGCGTGACCTCGGTTGAGTACCGCGAGTTCGGTACGCAGATCGACTTTGTGCCGATCGTGCTGGGCAACGGCAATATCCGTTTGGAAGTTCGCCCGCAGATCACGGAAATCGACGAATCCTTGCGGGACGCCACGACCGGTTCGCCCGGTTTTCGTAGCCGCCGGGTCGATACGGGCGTGGAGATGCGAGCCGGACAAACCCTGGCCCTGGCCGGTTTGATCCAGAACCGCGTTTCTTCGACCGACCGCGGTCTACCCTGGCTGGCGGATCTGCCCTGGGTCGGCCCGATGTTTGGCCGCGTGCAGGAAACGGTCAACGAAGTCGAATTGCTGATCCTGGTGACGCCCGAGTTTGTTACGCCTTTGGAAGCGAACGAAGTGCCTCCCTGCGGACCGGGCGAAGCGACCGTACCCCCGAACGACACGGAGTTCTACTTCCGTCGTTACCGCGAAGTTCCCAACTGTAACTGCCAGGACGGCTCCTGCCAGCCCGGCGGCCCGATGGGCCAGGCTCCCCTGACCGAATATCCCAGCGGCCAGCCGGCCGGCAACCAGCCGCCGATGCAGTATCCGGCTCCGCAGCAGGCCCCCCAGCAGTACCACGAGGTGCTTCCGGCGCCCGCACCGATGGCGGTCGGTTCCAACGGTCGCAACGGTTATCCGCCGGTCGCCGTTTCCAACGCACCGACGGCAAACACGATGGGCAACCGGCAGCCTTCCTACAATCGGTCAAATGCCAGACCCGATATTCGGAATGCAGGACTCTCCGGCGAACCTTCGCTCATTGGTCCGATCGGTTATGACGTTATTAAGTAA
- a CDS encoding AAA family ATPase, with product MSHVLRLAIVDPNDATRDNLKSTLLGMDMVWLEAECSRYEFFSDVVDQTHPDIALVNLDSDPKKALTLMGELRSTSPECAILVVSSSTDGQLILQSMRAGAKEFLTQPLGVEELVGALERIGSQRTNKKGGKTRSCKMIAICGSTGGVGTTSLAVNLGCALAMNPVNTVALVDLDLSLGDADVFLDAIPDYTLVDVAQNITRLDFTLLKRSLTKHSSGLYLLPRPVQLQDTALVTAEDLQRVFGLLKATFSHLIIDCSKGYNALDMVALESSTHVLLVTQLDLPCLRNVVRLMMSFDEYDKLKEKVKIVVNRVGLGNGQISLKKAQETVGSEIYWQLPNDYRVMVEVRNNGVPLVEQAPRAGITQSIIALGDSLCGVEERSKSEEEEPASKKAGWLGFLGSKTKK from the coding sequence ATGAGCCATGTGCTGCGACTCGCCATTGTCGATCCTAACGACGCTACCCGCGACAATCTGAAGTCGACGTTGCTGGGTATGGATATGGTGTGGCTCGAAGCGGAGTGTTCACGCTACGAGTTCTTTTCCGATGTAGTGGATCAGACCCATCCCGATATTGCCCTGGTCAACCTCGACAGCGATCCGAAAAAAGCCCTCACACTGATGGGCGAGCTGCGCAGCACTTCGCCCGAATGCGCCATTCTGGTTGTCAGCAGCAGCACCGACGGCCAACTGATCCTGCAGTCGATGCGGGCCGGGGCCAAAGAATTTCTCACCCAGCCGCTGGGCGTGGAAGAGCTGGTCGGAGCACTGGAGCGGATCGGCTCGCAGCGGACGAACAAAAAAGGCGGCAAAACCCGCAGCTGCAAAATGATCGCCATTTGCGGTTCCACCGGCGGCGTCGGCACGACCAGTCTGGCCGTGAACCTGGGCTGCGCCCTGGCGATGAACCCCGTGAATACGGTCGCCCTGGTCGACCTGGACCTGTCGCTGGGCGACGCCGATGTATTCCTTGACGCGATCCCCGACTACACGCTGGTCGATGTCGCCCAGAATATCACGCGGCTGGACTTTACGCTGCTGAAACGCTCGCTGACCAAGCATTCGTCCGGTTTGTATCTGCTGCCGCGCCCGGTGCAGCTGCAGGATACGGCGCTAGTCACGGCGGAAGATCTGCAGCGCGTGTTCGGCCTGCTCAAGGCGACTTTCTCGCACCTGATTATTGACTGCTCCAAAGGCTACAATGCGCTCGACATGGTCGCCCTGGAATCGTCCACCCATGTGCTGCTGGTGACGCAGCTGGACCTGCCCTGTCTGCGTAACGTGGTCCGCCTGATGATGTCGTTCGACGAATACGATAAACTGAAAGAGAAAGTCAAAATCGTCGTCAACCGTGTCGGCCTGGGGAACGGCCAGATCAGCCTGAAGAAAGCCCAGGAAACAGTCGGCTCCGAAATTTACTGGCAGCTGCCGAACGATTACCGCGTGATGGTCGAAGTCCGCAACAACGGCGTGCCGTTGGTCGAACAGGCCCCTCGGGCCGGGATTACACAGTCGATCATCGCCCTGGGCGATTCCCTGTGCGGCGTCGAAGAACGCAGCAAAAGTGAAGAAGAAGAGCCGGCCTCCAAGAAGGCGGGCTGGCTCGGATTCCTGGGCTCCAAGACGAAGAAATAG
- a CDS encoding YihY/virulence factor BrkB family protein, protein MTTAAVGDFLQDDCMGAAAGIAYYTIFSLPPLLVLIFGVANWCGVSQETMERIVTAQIGLPASFANRESGEGDQAGSGAFNLQQITSDQDGESKPGPLTWMGPGAKIVGLLLLFFSASGVFGHVQGALNRAWEVRPDPNRGGLWSFLSKRVMSFGIILVIAFLLLVSFVLTTLIDEIAALVVGRDPGGWGIAVGVLVNNLVAFVVTCVLFASMFKVLPDAKVAWRDIWFGAAATALLFIIGKSGLGWYLQRSDLGSSWGSAASSMIAILVYVYYTSLIVLLGAEITQAWAREFGGGIAPAEGAIRVVEQEHQIDEEGRQKTVAARDSHDTPDGEDARPDTSGVDEYLKIAAHRPEAD, encoded by the coding sequence ATGACGACGGCCGCTGTTGGCGACTTCCTGCAGGATGACTGCATGGGAGCCGCGGCGGGCATTGCGTATTACACGATTTTTTCGCTGCCGCCGCTGCTGGTGCTGATTTTTGGCGTCGCTAACTGGTGCGGCGTATCGCAGGAAACCATGGAACGGATTGTCACGGCCCAGATTGGTTTGCCGGCTTCCTTTGCAAACCGGGAAAGCGGTGAAGGCGACCAGGCTGGCAGCGGGGCGTTCAATCTGCAGCAAATTACCAGCGACCAAGACGGAGAATCCAAGCCCGGTCCGCTGACCTGGATGGGGCCGGGAGCAAAGATCGTCGGTCTTTTGCTGCTGTTCTTCTCGGCCTCGGGCGTGTTCGGTCATGTGCAGGGAGCGTTGAACCGCGCCTGGGAAGTGCGGCCTGATCCCAACCGCGGCGGCCTGTGGAGCTTTCTGTCCAAACGGGTGATGTCCTTCGGGATCATCCTGGTGATCGCCTTCCTGCTGCTGGTCTCTTTCGTGCTCACGACGTTGATCGATGAAATCGCCGCGCTGGTGGTGGGCCGCGATCCGGGCGGCTGGGGCATCGCTGTCGGTGTCCTGGTGAATAACCTGGTCGCTTTTGTGGTGACGTGCGTGCTGTTCGCCTCCATGTTCAAGGTGCTGCCCGACGCCAAAGTGGCGTGGCGGGATATCTGGTTCGGGGCGGCGGCGACGGCCCTGCTGTTCATCATCGGCAAGTCGGGCCTGGGCTGGTATCTGCAGCGGTCAGATCTGGGTTCCAGTTGGGGCAGCGCGGCCTCATCGATGATTGCGATCCTGGTGTATGTCTATTACACCTCATTGATCGTGCTGCTGGGCGCTGAGATCACCCAGGCCTGGGCGCGAGAGTTTGGCGGCGGGATTGCACCGGCCGAGGGAGCGATCCGCGTGGTTGAGCAGGAACACCAGATCGATGAGGAGGGCCGCCAGAAGACAGTGGCCGCCCGCGATAGCCATGATACGCCCGACGGCGAAGATGCTCGACCCGACACCAGCGGGGTCGACGAGTACCTCAAGATAGCCGCCCATCGCCCCGAAGCCGATTAA
- a CDS encoding outer membrane protein assembly factor BamB family protein yields the protein MTMCASSRCDQDRSVPPSSLAAIAFYAVLLALSVSCCAVLVADEPPAPVAEEPPAPAKDVAAPAVDASPWVEQLGDESYAVRDAAATHLRGLGEAAHAALLEGLKRGDPQVQRSCRRILADVMEQDYEARLAAFVADKRMTQDHDLPGWTRYRELVGKTDTARQLFIDMQREERGLLASAEAGSGAASDALRMRFRQIYQQMNQRDSRARQTPSEGSIAALLFVASDPALDLPEELVGHSYWANLVRQQTFQQPLEKGPQRVELKKLLGAWLLTDSGIALLQQKIMLAIQYKLEEGLILAMAAIEDKAVHANYRAYAITAIGALGGKDFGAVLLSLLEDKSECVRRVVRRGNKQEVMSIELRDVALAWIVYLTGQTHADYHLPQAKAAFDRFKQNPQSSVSVGNLGFESKEDRDKAFEKLRTYLADHPLPENEEKIADIRAKAKAGKFSSQVNAAAFQPNIFFGPARTLDDDGDENQIGIADRQFIRQLKTSRLLIADQQYSEAAALLGAILAAPEDFIFQPDRDIPLIRGFKAEAERLLGESPPSGLEAYQRLYGPEARRKLDEAIRKGDRQLLAEVTLHYFYSDEGAEAAYLLGCHYLDRGHPLRAALYFQRILERPNQGHRFEPALSLRLAACWAMAGMRSRAEETLVALRQSGRLRAVEIAGQEQEAFAEDSQAISWLEQYIGPQKRFRQGFGWLTQRGAADRNAQSEASGPYLVPHGIAQASNDAAIRPLVAAIEKEKLKNRDIRLPSCAPIIAGNVVALRLADRTLALDFETSELLWEIPHDDSLRHLSDHAPAKRKQEKADFLREGLELRLWDNPTYGGISSDGDRLFCVEDLAFGSDDYHRLVVTRDGRQQLDTGVQKSHNTLAAYDLQTGKLQWEIGGADGVKSASLTGVFFLGPPLALGGRLYVMGLTGPETQLIELESATGEVLSRVPLHYRENTMPPYMAPHLPSWVFENPARRSGASPSAAHGVLICPLSGNDFAAVDLTSQQVLWMYRPQEEEGGEGTSRFGNAWQQKLFEVAQRDFNDRWADCLPCVSDDCVILTPTEAGEMYCLNLRDGGLKWLAPRRDGFYVAGAVDGVVLVIGRSSVWALRLDDGSPVWPQGDTLLPPGASPTGRGYMGGGHYYLPLSTGEVAAIDLATGALAARSLSPSHAVPGNLVAVRGTVFSQTALGVERFETLAARNQKLQTLAGDAMDPATSDPKMLLDQGEILLFQGRLREAAAVFQQVSSSAKEPVTRQKAVEMLHEAIIEGVRVDFETFIKLAEETPLQGVNRLRMLREMGDAYALAGRSQDAFDIFLQLAEAEKLDELRYVSAGRKVRTDRALVSRIEGLLASLQPRLRDQLQNQLADLAQSKLAPAQIAVLARNRHLNPLRLQEAIQFVKAKQWPAAQSRLQLLLEQGDAAQRRGAIALLAEHYHATDRPEAAARCFAVLLAQPDTACYDDRTAAQLVAALPADSATRRQLEPTAPAEPAGEPTKKIEKKAQPVEYRYPVFSSCSDPAIDADLSFEIDNQGRNLACQDHTGRNLWTAALPAPGANWKYSSSVYSHSRAVLQGDLLLLWTCDRVLGIDALAGKVLWHHDTITSESPYPGMYRQPPMWLAMVRSGDSAIGGQISPLAVSADTVVFQRERELTAVDPTTGKILWSREGVAEYCDLFGDNERLFVTPPSDSDTMVLNLIDGAEIARRQLPDRDRRLGVAGGRLLLWTTDAVGAEISLLDPWTNQTLWRKACGLLAQPWYIDQDEVAVLEPEGELQLLAVDTGQQLLKMQLPAVKDLRNLLVWKGANRYLVVANGSEAAAKGGQVFGVQVIMGSVNVNGTVAMIDTQGKLLWSKKVLSQTARIHQPDQFPVLAFLSQTQVQQGRSIRARWQLLCLDKRNGKVIHDETTDGSNNLYQILVEGDDQAVIKTRVQAVRFDFAQPAKK from the coding sequence GCTGGAAGGGCTGAAACGGGGCGATCCCCAGGTGCAACGTAGCTGCCGGCGGATCCTGGCGGATGTGATGGAACAGGATTATGAAGCGCGTCTGGCCGCGTTTGTCGCCGACAAGCGCATGACGCAGGATCACGATCTGCCGGGATGGACGCGCTACCGCGAACTGGTCGGCAAGACCGACACGGCCCGTCAGCTGTTCATCGATATGCAGCGGGAAGAACGCGGCCTGCTTGCTTCCGCGGAAGCCGGATCGGGCGCCGCGTCCGACGCCTTGCGGATGCGTTTTCGCCAGATCTACCAGCAAATGAACCAGCGCGACTCCCGCGCGCGCCAGACTCCCAGCGAAGGCTCGATCGCCGCGTTGCTGTTTGTGGCGTCGGACCCCGCGCTCGATCTGCCGGAGGAACTGGTTGGCCATTCCTACTGGGCGAACCTGGTGCGGCAACAAACGTTCCAGCAGCCGCTGGAGAAAGGGCCGCAGCGGGTCGAGCTGAAAAAACTGCTTGGCGCCTGGCTGCTGACGGACAGCGGCATCGCCCTGCTGCAGCAGAAAATCATGCTGGCCATTCAGTACAAGCTGGAAGAGGGCCTCATCCTGGCGATGGCCGCCATTGAAGACAAGGCCGTGCACGCCAACTATCGAGCCTATGCGATCACCGCCATCGGCGCCCTGGGCGGCAAAGATTTTGGCGCGGTGCTGCTGTCCCTGCTGGAAGATAAAAGCGAGTGCGTCCGCCGCGTGGTGCGCCGCGGAAACAAACAGGAGGTCATGTCGATTGAACTGCGCGACGTGGCCCTGGCCTGGATCGTTTATCTGACGGGCCAAACGCACGCCGACTACCACCTGCCCCAGGCCAAAGCGGCCTTTGACCGCTTCAAGCAGAATCCGCAATCTTCGGTCAGCGTGGGGAACCTGGGTTTTGAAAGCAAGGAAGACCGCGACAAGGCGTTTGAGAAGCTGCGGACCTATCTGGCGGACCATCCTCTGCCCGAGAACGAAGAAAAAATCGCCGACATCCGCGCCAAGGCCAAGGCGGGCAAGTTCTCCAGCCAGGTCAACGCGGCCGCTTTTCAGCCGAACATTTTCTTTGGCCCGGCCCGCACGCTCGACGACGACGGCGATGAAAATCAAATCGGCATCGCCGATCGCCAGTTCATTCGTCAGTTGAAAACGTCCCGCCTGTTGATCGCCGACCAGCAGTATTCCGAGGCGGCCGCGCTGCTGGGAGCGATCCTCGCGGCGCCGGAAGATTTCATCTTCCAGCCCGATCGCGACATCCCGCTGATCCGGGGCTTCAAAGCAGAGGCCGAACGTTTGCTGGGAGAATCGCCCCCGTCGGGACTGGAAGCTTACCAACGGCTGTACGGCCCCGAGGCCAGGCGAAAGCTCGACGAAGCTATCCGCAAAGGCGACCGGCAACTGCTGGCGGAAGTCACTCTGCATTACTTTTATTCCGACGAAGGAGCCGAGGCCGCCTACCTGCTGGGCTGCCACTATCTGGATCGCGGGCATCCCTTGCGGGCGGCCTTGTACTTCCAGCGGATCCTGGAGCGGCCGAACCAGGGCCATCGGTTTGAACCGGCCCTGTCGCTGCGACTGGCCGCCTGCTGGGCCATGGCCGGCATGCGCAGCCGCGCCGAAGAAACGCTGGTTGCCCTCCGCCAATCCGGCCGCCTGCGCGCCGTGGAAATCGCTGGCCAGGAACAGGAGGCCTTTGCCGAAGACTCCCAGGCGATCAGCTGGCTGGAGCAGTATATCGGCCCGCAGAAGCGTTTCCGCCAGGGGTTTGGCTGGTTGACGCAGCGAGGCGCCGCCGACCGGAACGCCCAGTCGGAAGCCAGCGGCCCTTACCTGGTTCCGCACGGGATCGCGCAGGCCAGCAACGACGCCGCGATTCGTCCGCTGGTGGCGGCGATTGAAAAAGAGAAGCTGAAAAATCGGGACATCCGTCTGCCCAGCTGCGCCCCGATCATCGCTGGCAATGTGGTCGCGCTGCGTCTGGCCGATCGCACCCTGGCGCTGGATTTTGAAACGAGCGAGCTGCTTTGGGAAATCCCGCACGACGACTCCTTGCGGCACCTTTCCGACCACGCCCCGGCCAAACGGAAGCAGGAAAAGGCGGACTTCCTGCGTGAAGGACTGGAGCTGCGACTGTGGGACAACCCGACCTACGGCGGCATCAGCAGCGATGGCGACCGGCTGTTCTGTGTCGAGGATCTGGCTTTCGGTTCTGACGACTATCACCGCCTGGTGGTCACGCGCGACGGCCGGCAACAGCTGGATACAGGCGTCCAGAAAAGCCACAACACCCTGGCGGCTTACGACCTGCAGACCGGCAAACTGCAGTGGGAAATCGGCGGCGCCGACGGCGTCAAATCGGCTTCGCTTACGGGCGTATTCTTTCTGGGTCCGCCGCTCGCCCTGGGCGGCCGGTTGTATGTGATGGGACTGACAGGACCGGAAACACAGCTGATCGAACTGGAGTCCGCAACCGGCGAAGTGCTGTCGCGCGTGCCGCTGCACTATCGCGAAAACACGATGCCGCCTTATATGGCGCCGCATCTGCCCAGCTGGGTGTTTGAAAACCCGGCCCGCCGCAGTGGAGCCTCTCCTTCGGCCGCGCATGGCGTGCTGATCTGTCCGCTGTCCGGGAATGATTTCGCCGCGGTCGATCTCACTTCGCAGCAGGTGCTGTGGATGTACCGCCCGCAGGAAGAAGAAGGCGGCGAAGGAACCAGCCGGTTCGGCAACGCCTGGCAACAAAAACTGTTCGAAGTCGCCCAGCGCGACTTCAACGACCGCTGGGCCGACTGTTTGCCTTGCGTGTCCGATGATTGCGTGATCCTTACTCCGACCGAAGCGGGCGAAATGTACTGCTTGAACCTGCGCGACGGCGGATTGAAATGGCTGGCCCCGCGACGGGACGGCTTTTATGTGGCCGGAGCCGTCGACGGCGTGGTCCTGGTGATCGGACGTTCCAGCGTCTGGGCGTTACGCCTCGACGATGGTTCGCCCGTCTGGCCGCAGGGCGATACGCTGCTGCCGCCGGGCGCTTCGCCCACGGGCCGCGGTTACATGGGCGGCGGGCATTACTACCTGCCGCTGAGCACGGGCGAGGTCGCCGCGATTGACCTGGCGACGGGGGCGCTGGCGGCCCGGTCGCTTTCGCCCAGCCATGCGGTTCCCGGAAACCTGGTCGCCGTGCGCGGCACGGTCTTCTCCCAGACGGCCCTGGGGGTGGAACGCTTTGAAACCCTGGCCGCCCGCAACCAGAAGCTGCAGACGCTGGCGGGCGACGCCATGGATCCGGCCACCTCCGATCCGAAGATGCTCCTTGACCAGGGCGAGATTCTGCTGTTCCAGGGACGCCTCCGCGAAGCGGCCGCCGTCTTCCAGCAGGTGTCGTCATCGGCCAAGGAACCCGTCACGCGACAAAAGGCCGTCGAAATGCTGCATGAGGCGATCATCGAAGGAGTCCGCGTCGACTTTGAGACGTTTATCAAATTGGCGGAAGAAACTCCCCTGCAGGGCGTGAACCGACTGCGCATGCTGCGAGAAATGGGCGACGCTTACGCGCTGGCCGGCCGCAGCCAGGACGCCTTTGATATCTTCCTGCAGCTGGCGGAAGCAGAGAAGCTTGACGAGCTGCGATACGTTTCCGCCGGTCGCAAGGTGCGCACCGATCGCGCGCTGGTCTCCCGGATTGAGGGACTGCTCGCCTCGCTGCAGCCCCGTTTGCGAGACCAATTGCAGAACCAGCTGGCTGACCTTGCCCAGAGCAAGCTGGCCCCAGCGCAGATCGCGGTGCTGGCCCGCAACCGTCATCTCAACCCGCTGCGGCTGCAGGAAGCGATCCAGTTCGTCAAAGCAAAGCAATGGCCCGCCGCCCAAAGCCGGCTGCAGTTATTACTGGAACAGGGCGACGCCGCCCAGCGTCGCGGAGCGATCGCCCTGCTGGCCGAACATTACCATGCGACCGACCGGCCGGAAGCTGCCGCACGCTGCTTCGCCGTGCTGCTGGCCCAGCCCGATACGGCCTGTTACGACGACCGCACCGCCGCCCAGCTGGTCGCCGCCTTGCCGGCTGACAGCGCCACCCGGCGACAGCTGGAACCGACCGCACCGGCGGAGCCGGCAGGCGAACCGACCAAAAAGATCGAAAAGAAAGCCCAGCCGGTCGAGTACCGTTACCCGGTCTTCAGCTCCTGCAGCGATCCGGCGATCGACGCCGACCTGTCCTTTGAAATTGATAACCAAGGGCGCAACCTGGCCTGCCAGGATCATACCGGACGCAACCTTTGGACCGCCGCCTTGCCGGCGCCCGGCGCCAACTGGAAATACAGCTCCTCGGTTTACAGCCACTCCCGCGCCGTCCTGCAGGGCGACCTGCTCCTGCTCTGGACTTGCGACCGCGTGCTGGGCATCGATGCGCTCGCCGGAAAGGTGCTCTGGCATCATGATACGATCACTTCGGAATCGCCGTATCCGGGGATGTACCGCCAGCCGCCGATGTGGCTGGCTATGGTGCGTTCGGGCGATTCGGCCATCGGCGGTCAGATTTCTCCCCTGGCGGTCTCGGCGGATACGGTCGTCTTCCAGCGGGAACGCGAGCTTACCGCCGTCGATCCGACCACCGGAAAGATTCTGTGGTCGCGAGAAGGCGTGGCCGAGTACTGCGACCTGTTTGGCGATAACGAACGGCTGTTCGTTACGCCGCCCAGCGACAGCGACACGATGGTGCTCAACCTGATCGACGGCGCCGAGATCGCCCGCCGCCAGTTGCCCGATCGCGATCGCCGGTTAGGCGTCGCCGGCGGACGTCTGCTGCTGTGGACCACCGACGCCGTGGGGGCCGAAATCTCGTTGCTGGATCCCTGGACGAACCAGACCCTCTGGCGCAAGGCCTGCGGCCTGCTGGCCCAGCCCTGGTACATCGACCAGGACGAAGTCGCCGTGCTGGAACCCGAAGGCGAACTCCAGCTGCTCGCCGTGGATACGGGCCAGCAACTACTGAAAATGCAACTGCCGGCCGTTAAAGATCTGCGCAATCTGCTGGTCTGGAAAGGCGCCAACCGCTATCTGGTAGTCGCCAACGGCTCGGAAGCCGCCGCCAAAGGCGGCCAGGTTTTCGGCGTGCAGGTGATCATGGGTTCGGTCAACGTGAACGGTACGGTGGCGATGATCGACACCCAGGGAAAGCTGCTCTGGTCAAAGAAAGTCCTTTCGCAAACGGCCCGCATTCACCAGCCCGACCAGTTCCCCGTCCTCGCCTTTTTGAGTCAGACACAGGTGCAGCAAGGCCGCTCGATCCGGGCCCGCTGGCAACTGCTCTGCCTGGACAAGCGGAACGGCAAAGTCATTCACGACGAAACGACCGACGGTTCCAACAACCTGTATCAAATTCTGGTCGAGGGAGACGACCAGGCGGTCATCAAAACCCGCGTGCAGGCCGTTCGCTTCGACTTCGCCCAACCGGCCAAAAAGTAA